The following are encoded together in the Labrus mixtus chromosome 2, fLabMix1.1, whole genome shotgun sequence genome:
- the LOC132987229 gene encoding uncharacterized protein LOC132987229 isoform X1, with protein sequence MCLLNYSRTSREKRQKVGLTLLNFMLFTRFISKRMSFTPPPHVIWESEGLLAYLHPQPWTPGSVVLESSTPGSLGGSIFHLEKRELLAWLLGARTVAELLCDRLTVRRCALVSRPRRDRPAQILVLPLHGLDADWRPHLAEDEEHNAQDPGYCTSKTAPRWSDSSLSDIQAKIRAKLPLPDAPHNLTFLGDDPAHPGLFSRIVRGEEQQWRVWDDESHVAFLTPFPNSPGFTVLVPRRPLTSDIFRLEKEDYEKLVLSTLKVSKLLEEGLGAFGVGLIFEGFEIDYAHAKLIPLFLPPSGTGDVSNKSSLPEFYQTYPGYVTSEDGPMASQECLKELQMKITRT encoded by the exons atgtgcttaTTGAACTACTCGAGGACGAGCAGAGAGAAGCGACAAAAGGTCGGTTTAACCCTGCTTAACTTTATGCTGTTCACAAGATTTATTAGCAAAAG AATGTCCTTCACTCCTCCCCCTCATGTCATCTGGGAGTCGGAGGGTCTGTTGGCCTACCTCCATCCCCAGCCCTGGACCCCAGGATCTGTTGTTCTGGAGAGCAGCACCCCTGGCAGCCTTGGAGGCAGCATCTTCCACCTGGAGAAGCGGGAATTATTAGCCTGGCTGTTGGGGGCGAGAACTGTtgcagagctgctgtgtgaCAGACTGACAGTAAGAAGGTGTGCGCTAGTCAGTAGACCCCGCAGAGACAGACCGGCACAG ATCCTTGTCCTCCCTCTACATGGTCTTGATGCAGACTGGCGCCCTCACCTGGCCGAAGATGAGGAGCACAATGCTCAGGACCCTGGATACTGCACCTCAAAGACAGCTCCCCGATGGAGTGACTCCAGCTTGTCAGACATTCAAGCTAAGATTAGAGCCAAACTCCCACTACCTGACGCTCCACACAATCTGACTTTCCTTGGGGATGATCCAGCTCACCCCGGTCTGTTTTCACGCATCGTTCGTGGGGAGGAGCAGCAATGGCGGGTGTGGGACGATGAAAGCCATGTTGCCTTTTTGACTCCTTTTCCAAATTCTCCGGGTTTTACTGTACTGGTCCCACGACGGCCATTGACCTCAGATATATTCAGGCTAGAAAAAGAGGACTATGAGAAGCTGGTACTGTCGACCCTGAAGGTGTCAAAGCTTCTGGAGGAGGGTTTAGGTGCCTTTGGAGTGGGGCTTATTTTTGAGGGTTTTGAGATTGACTACGCCCACGCCAAGTTGATACCACTGTTTCTACCTCCATCAGGGACAGGAGATGTCAGCAATAAATCATCACTTCCTGAGTTTTACCAAACTTACCCTGGGTATGTGACGTCAGAAGATGGACCTATGGCCAGCCAAGAATGTCTGAAGGAACTCCAAATGAAAATTACTCGGACCTAA
- the LOC132987229 gene encoding uncharacterized protein LOC132987229 isoform X2 — protein MSFTPPPHVIWESEGLLAYLHPQPWTPGSVVLESSTPGSLGGSIFHLEKRELLAWLLGARTVAELLCDRLTVRRCALVSRPRRDRPAQILVLPLHGLDADWRPHLAEDEEHNAQDPGYCTSKTAPRWSDSSLSDIQAKIRAKLPLPDAPHNLTFLGDDPAHPGLFSRIVRGEEQQWRVWDDESHVAFLTPFPNSPGFTVLVPRRPLTSDIFRLEKEDYEKLVLSTLKVSKLLEEGLGAFGVGLIFEGFEIDYAHAKLIPLFLPPSGTGDVSNKSSLPEFYQTYPGYVTSEDGPMASQECLKELQMKITRT, from the exons ATGTCCTTCACTCCTCCCCCTCATGTCATCTGGGAGTCGGAGGGTCTGTTGGCCTACCTCCATCCCCAGCCCTGGACCCCAGGATCTGTTGTTCTGGAGAGCAGCACCCCTGGCAGCCTTGGAGGCAGCATCTTCCACCTGGAGAAGCGGGAATTATTAGCCTGGCTGTTGGGGGCGAGAACTGTtgcagagctgctgtgtgaCAGACTGACAGTAAGAAGGTGTGCGCTAGTCAGTAGACCCCGCAGAGACAGACCGGCACAG ATCCTTGTCCTCCCTCTACATGGTCTTGATGCAGACTGGCGCCCTCACCTGGCCGAAGATGAGGAGCACAATGCTCAGGACCCTGGATACTGCACCTCAAAGACAGCTCCCCGATGGAGTGACTCCAGCTTGTCAGACATTCAAGCTAAGATTAGAGCCAAACTCCCACTACCTGACGCTCCACACAATCTGACTTTCCTTGGGGATGATCCAGCTCACCCCGGTCTGTTTTCACGCATCGTTCGTGGGGAGGAGCAGCAATGGCGGGTGTGGGACGATGAAAGCCATGTTGCCTTTTTGACTCCTTTTCCAAATTCTCCGGGTTTTACTGTACTGGTCCCACGACGGCCATTGACCTCAGATATATTCAGGCTAGAAAAAGAGGACTATGAGAAGCTGGTACTGTCGACCCTGAAGGTGTCAAAGCTTCTGGAGGAGGGTTTAGGTGCCTTTGGAGTGGGGCTTATTTTTGAGGGTTTTGAGATTGACTACGCCCACGCCAAGTTGATACCACTGTTTCTACCTCCATCAGGGACAGGAGATGTCAGCAATAAATCATCACTTCCTGAGTTTTACCAAACTTACCCTGGGTATGTGACGTCAGAAGATGGACCTATGGCCAGCCAAGAATGTCTGAAGGAACTCCAAATGAAAATTACTCGGACCTAA
- the atf4a gene encoding cyclic AMP-dependent transcription factor ATF-4, giving the protein MTLSQLVLEDVEALYLGPSFLMADPMGPLLDQDDEALSPSSSLEGKAPASPLSSSFSFASSQSPYQTLSSSPLSSASPPPSPLSLTPSHTSFHGTKDVSDSLSFPWLSTSDLLDAHVGADDGKDDAFAGMDWMSEKIDLSEFDLDSLIGSCTSDESPNSPEDLLASLDSHMDLDLDSFDTTIPVLNNSLKLSLPIIPALPLELSFPGATEANKTEIVPEQEVVMKSEPPSPIPSSPVYTLELGSEVDVLDAEKIATSFTATIIPNGSIQTSSPIVCSLPSSGHIVVVLTKKEEPSLVALSDQSVIVSPPLSDSDSDSGIESGSSSPSRLPSPQPTLSQSAGSSRTKPYSKPEPPATSSPKVKSVSGAPKVEKKIKKMEQNKTAATRYRQKKRVEHELLGTEMEELEKRNQELTEKAESISREIQYLKDLMEEVRKHRRGKTSSVAQ; this is encoded by the exons ATGACACTCTCCCAGCTCGTGTTGGAGGACGTGGAGGCCCTGTACTTAG GGCCCTCATTTCTGATGGCTGACCCCATGGGGCCCCTTCTGGACCAAGACGATGAagctctttctccctcttcctctctagAGGGGAAGGCACCAGCTtcacccctctcctcctccttctcctttgcTTCTTCCCAGTCTCCTTATCAGACCCTGTCGTCCTCACCACTCTCTTCTGCCTCCCCACctccttctcccctctctcttactCCCTCCCATACCTCTTTCCATGGAACCAAGGACGTATCAGACTCTTTGTCTTTTCCCTGGCTGAGCACCAGCGACCTGCTTGATGCCCATGTAGGAGCAGACGATGGCAAAG ATGATGCTTTTGCAGGCATGGACTGGATGTCAGAAAAAATTGATCTGAGTGAATTTGACCTGGATTCCCTTATTGGCTCCTGCACATCAGATGAGTCCCCCAACTCCCCAGAGGACCTCTTGGCCTCACTTGACTCCCACATGGATCTGGATCTAGACTCCTTTGACACAACCATCCCTGTTCTGAACAACAGCCTCAAGCTGTCATTGCCTATCATCCCCGCTCTTCCACTTGAGCTCTCCTTTCCTGGGGCTACTGAGGCCAACAAGACAGAGATTGTTCCTGAGCAGGAGGTTGTCATGAAGTCTGAGCCTCCCTCCCCCATCCCCTCCTCTCCGGTCTACACATTGGAGCTTGGAAGTGAAGTTGATGTCCTGGATGCAGAGAAAATAGCAACATCCTTCACAGCCACCATCATTCCCAATGGAAGTATTCAGACCAGCAGCCCCATTGTGTGTTCCCTTCCCTCATCTGGGCACATTGTGGTGGTGCTCACCAAGAAAGAAGAGCCCTCCCTCGTGGCCCTCTCTGACCAGTCCGTCATAGTCTCACCTCCATTGAGTGATAGCGACAGCGACTCTGGTATCGAGTCCGGGTCCAGCTCACCTTCTCGCCTCCCCTCACCGCAACCAACCCTCTCTCAATCAGCTGGTTCGTCCCGGACCAAACCCTACTCAAAACCAGAGCCCCCTGCGACTTCCTCCCCCAAGGTCAAATCAGTGTCTGGCGCTCCgaaggtggagaagaagataaagaagATGGAGCAGAACAAGACAGCTGCCACTCGCTACAGACAAAAGAAGAGGGTGGAGCATGAGCTGCTGGGCACAGAGATGGAAGAGCTGGAGAAGAGGAACCAGGAGTTGACAGAGAAGGCGGAGTCCATCAGCCGAGAAATTCAGTACTTGAAAGATCTGATGGAAGAAGTACGTAAGCACCGACGGGGGAAGACCAGCTCAGTGGCGCAGTAA